From the genome of Candidatus Dormiibacterota bacterium, one region includes:
- the bioB gene encoding biotin synthase BioB yields MPQRFSQTRDVAQSSEWGVPRHDWTREEVRALFALSLPELIFRAQLAHRAHFEPDVVQISTLLSIKTGGCSEDCAYCPQSARHDTALPVTALLDLETVLAAAREAKDAGATRFCMGAAWRSPRDRDLERVCTLIEGVKALGLETCVTLGMLTAPQSQRLKDAGLDYYNHNLDTSPEFYGHIISTRTYDDRLQTLAHVRDSGINVCCGGIVGLGESPEDRIGLIATLATLPQHPESVPINLLVRVEGTPLAGNEDLDPIEFVRTIAAARITMPATVVRLSAGREQMSDELQGLCFLAGANSIFAGPKLLTTPNPEPDEDARLFVRLGMTALAT; encoded by the coding sequence ATGCCGCAAAGGTTCTCCCAGACCCGCGATGTCGCACAATCCTCCGAATGGGGAGTCCCCCGACACGATTGGACGCGCGAAGAAGTGCGCGCGCTCTTCGCGCTGTCCTTGCCGGAACTGATCTTCCGCGCGCAGCTTGCGCATCGAGCGCACTTTGAACCGGATGTCGTACAAATATCAACGCTGCTCTCGATCAAGACGGGCGGCTGCTCGGAAGATTGCGCATACTGCCCGCAGAGCGCTCGGCACGATACCGCGCTGCCTGTAACCGCTCTTCTGGACCTCGAAACGGTGCTCGCCGCGGCGCGGGAAGCGAAGGACGCCGGGGCGACGCGGTTCTGTATGGGCGCCGCCTGGCGCTCGCCGCGCGATCGCGATCTGGAGCGCGTCTGCACGTTGATCGAGGGCGTGAAGGCACTCGGCCTCGAGACGTGCGTGACGTTAGGAATGCTCACCGCCCCGCAGTCGCAGCGGCTCAAGGACGCCGGACTCGACTATTACAATCACAATCTCGATACATCGCCGGAGTTCTACGGGCACATCATCAGCACGCGCACGTACGACGACCGGTTGCAGACACTTGCGCACGTGCGGGATTCGGGAATCAACGTCTGCTGCGGTGGAATCGTCGGGCTGGGTGAATCTCCCGAGGACCGCATCGGGTTGATCGCAACACTCGCAACACTGCCACAGCATCCCGAGAGCGTACCGATCAATCTCCTGGTGCGCGTGGAGGGAACGCCGCTGGCCGGGAACGAGGATCTCGATCCCATCGAGTTCGTGCGTACGATCGCGGCCGCGCGCATCACGATGCCGGCGACCGTCGTGCGACTCTCGGCAGGCCGAGAACAGATGAGCGACGAGTTGCAGGGGCTCTGTTTTCTCGCCGGCGCGAACTCGATCTTCGCGGGTCCGAAACTGCTCACGACACCGAATCCGGAACCGGACGAGGACGCGCGGCTGTTCGTGCGGCTCGGAATGACCGCGCTCGCGACATGA
- a CDS encoding acetate--CoA ligase family protein, whose amino-acid sequence MTSNLQRFFAPNGIAIFGASEDFRKINGRPLKFLLDKGYEGPIYPINPKYQTLAGLPCYADVRAIPGTVDLAIIAVPAEAVFGALEACIEKGVGGAVIFSSGFAEMNERGKERERELTALARRGGIPVCGPNTVGFWNAYEHVLATFSQAGDGSVVGGPIAFVTQSGAFGTALVALLRERGLSLGYFVNSGNEADLMFADLLEYVVRDDRVRVVAGYIEGLKDGPKLLAVADEALALGKPLVIAKVGRSAAGARAALSHTGSLAGSDRVYSGVFRQKGIVRVDDEDELLDFVAAFAMCPLPQGPRIALVTHSGGAGVLMADKAEAEGLQTATLSEATQAALRNVVPAFGSIKNPIDITAQFIAEPRLLRETLEIVFADPNVDIGVFYLGLMDKFADTIIEQFRAVLAGTEKPFLIAWAAAPQSAREKMSELGMCALPTATRAVAAAGALVRYAQRRDSALATRSSNSPSARSVPRHDVTPPSGPEKPRVVAPAGRTFDLLQRYGIEVAPWRVSSTASDAVEAARAIGYPVAIKVESPDIQHKSDAHALVLGVKDDAEVRRAYDTVLAAARAYDEKARIDGVLVQKMIEGGEEAIVGVQLDPVFGPVVMAGLGGIFVEVLADVSFRAAPLALTDAHEMLRELRGFPILTGLRGRAAANVDALAELLVNVSRLAADHAESILEFDLNPVKVLPGGAIVVDALLIEVAQS is encoded by the coding sequence ATGACCTCGAACCTGCAACGCTTCTTTGCGCCAAACGGGATCGCCATTTTCGGCGCCTCGGAAGACTTTCGGAAAATCAACGGCCGTCCGTTGAAGTTTCTTCTCGATAAAGGATACGAAGGCCCGATTTATCCGATCAATCCCAAATACCAAACTCTCGCGGGATTGCCATGCTATGCGGACGTTCGCGCGATCCCGGGCACCGTGGATTTAGCGATCATCGCCGTTCCGGCGGAAGCGGTTTTTGGTGCGCTCGAAGCGTGCATCGAAAAAGGCGTGGGCGGCGCGGTCATCTTCAGTTCCGGCTTCGCAGAGATGAACGAGCGCGGAAAGGAACGTGAACGAGAACTTACGGCGCTGGCACGCCGCGGGGGCATACCCGTCTGCGGGCCCAATACGGTCGGATTTTGGAATGCGTACGAACACGTGCTTGCGACGTTCAGCCAGGCCGGAGACGGTTCGGTTGTCGGCGGGCCGATAGCGTTCGTCACGCAGAGCGGTGCGTTCGGCACGGCGCTCGTTGCCTTGTTGCGCGAGCGGGGATTGTCGCTCGGCTACTTCGTCAACTCCGGCAACGAGGCAGATCTGATGTTCGCAGACTTGCTCGAGTACGTTGTGCGCGACGACCGCGTACGCGTCGTTGCCGGCTACATCGAGGGTCTGAAGGATGGCCCAAAGCTGTTGGCCGTTGCCGATGAGGCACTTGCGCTCGGAAAGCCTCTCGTGATCGCGAAGGTCGGTAGATCGGCGGCGGGCGCCCGGGCGGCACTCTCGCACACCGGCTCGCTGGCCGGATCGGACCGGGTCTACTCGGGCGTGTTCCGGCAAAAGGGAATCGTTCGCGTCGACGACGAGGACGAATTGCTCGACTTCGTCGCCGCGTTCGCGATGTGCCCGCTCCCGCAAGGGCCGCGGATCGCACTCGTCACGCATTCCGGCGGGGCCGGGGTGCTCATGGCCGACAAGGCCGAGGCCGAAGGGCTCCAGACGGCTACCTTGAGCGAAGCGACGCAGGCCGCGCTGCGGAACGTCGTCCCGGCGTTTGGGTCGATCAAAAACCCGATCGATATCACGGCCCAATTCATCGCCGAGCCCCGCCTGTTGCGGGAGACGCTCGAGATCGTATTCGCCGATCCGAACGTCGACATCGGCGTCTTCTATTTGGGCCTCATGGACAAATTCGCCGACACGATCATCGAACAGTTTCGTGCCGTCTTGGCAGGCACGGAGAAACCGTTCCTCATTGCGTGGGCAGCCGCGCCGCAAAGCGCGCGCGAGAAGATGTCCGAGCTGGGCATGTGCGCGCTTCCGACCGCGACGCGAGCCGTCGCCGCAGCCGGCGCACTCGTGCGCTACGCGCAGCGCCGCGACAGCGCTCTGGCTACAAGGTCCAGCAACTCGCCTTCGGCACGCTCGGTACCGCGCCACGATGTTACTCCGCCGTCCGGCCCGGAAAAACCGCGGGTTGTCGCACCCGCCGGCCGGACGTTCGACCTGCTGCAGCGGTACGGCATCGAAGTCGCGCCGTGGCGGGTGAGCTCGACCGCGTCCGACGCGGTCGAGGCGGCACGAGCGATCGGGTATCCGGTCGCGATCAAAGTCGAATCACCCGACATCCAGCATAAAAGTGATGCGCACGCTCTCGTCCTCGGTGTGAAGGACGATGCGGAAGTGCGCCGCGCGTACGATACCGTGCTCGCCGCTGCGCGCGCATACGACGAGAAAGCGCGAATCGACGGCGTCCTCGTGCAGAAGATGATCGAAGGCGGCGAAGAGGCCATCGTCGGCGTCCAGCTCGACCCCGTTTTTGGCCCCGTCGTGATGGCCGGGTTGGGGGGGATTTTCGTCGAGGTGCTCGCCGACGTTAGTTTCCGGGCGGCGCCGCTTGCCCTTACCGATGCACACGAGATGTTGCGCGAGCTACGCGGCTTTCCGATCCTTACCGGGCTGCGTGGCCGCGCGGCTGCCAACGTTGATGCGCTGGCCGAACTCTTGGTCAACGTGTCGCGCCTTGCGGCAGATCACGCCGAGAGCATCCTAGAATTCGATCTCAATCCGGTGAAAGTACTTCCAGGCGGAGCCATCGTCGTTGACGCGCTTTTGATCGAAGTCGCGCAGTCTTAG
- a CDS encoding thiolase family protein, translating into MIQIIGGVRTPVGKFGGALRQLKAVDLGAHAVTASLAYTALEAADVGLCTVGLARQAGNGPNPGRLISIAGGLPVTTPAFTVQQACLSGMLAISTGANALAQGEADVAIAAGVEHMSSVPHLTFDVRWGTRMGTASLVDAMYHDGFIDPMTGKHMGALTDALALRYGISREEQDDFALRSQHRWSRARESHADDALIAPLSTGGAPPDVFETDELPRPDSTHETLAKLRPAFDKNGTVTAGNACGLADGAAALVLTTEDGAKRLKRNPRARIIGMAMASVDPADFPIAPVASTRKLLARLGMKIDEFAFIEVNEAFAAQMLACIRDLKLDEERVNVWGGAIAIGHPIAMSGIRIVLNLVHQLETLGGRYGLAMICGNGGQGASIAIERVV; encoded by the coding sequence ATGATTCAGATTATCGGCGGCGTCCGAACGCCCGTGGGCAAATTCGGCGGAGCGTTGCGGCAGCTAAAGGCGGTCGATCTTGGCGCGCACGCCGTTACGGCGTCGCTCGCGTACACGGCGCTCGAGGCTGCGGACGTGGGTCTTTGCACGGTTGGCCTCGCGCGCCAAGCAGGAAACGGTCCGAATCCAGGAAGGCTTATTTCAATCGCCGGAGGCCTGCCCGTGACGACGCCGGCCTTCACGGTGCAGCAGGCATGTCTCTCCGGAATGCTGGCGATCTCAACCGGCGCGAACGCGCTCGCACAAGGCGAAGCCGATGTGGCCATTGCCGCGGGTGTGGAGCATATGTCGAGCGTTCCGCACCTTACCTTCGACGTGCGTTGGGGGACGCGAATGGGTACCGCGAGTTTGGTGGACGCGATGTATCACGACGGATTCATCGATCCGATGACCGGCAAGCATATGGGCGCTTTGACCGACGCCCTTGCGCTACGTTACGGAATATCGCGGGAAGAACAGGACGATTTTGCGTTACGCAGCCAGCATCGTTGGTCGCGGGCTCGGGAATCCCATGCCGACGACGCCCTGATAGCGCCGCTCTCGACGGGCGGCGCCCCGCCGGACGTGTTTGAAACCGACGAGCTTCCGCGCCCGGATTCAACGCACGAGACGCTCGCGAAATTGCGGCCCGCGTTCGATAAGAACGGAACCGTGACGGCGGGCAATGCGTGCGGGCTCGCCGATGGGGCTGCGGCCCTCGTGCTTACGACCGAGGATGGTGCGAAGCGTTTGAAACGCAATCCGCGTGCGCGGATCATCGGAATGGCCATGGCATCCGTCGATCCGGCCGATTTCCCCATCGCTCCGGTCGCATCGACGCGCAAGCTCCTGGCGCGTCTCGGGATGAAGATCGATGAGTTTGCGTTTATCGAAGTCAATGAGGCTTTTGCGGCGCAGATGCTGGCCTGTATCCGCGACCTCAAACTCGACGAGGAACGAGTCAACGTGTGGGGCGGGGCGATCGCGATCGGTCACCCGATCGCGATGTCGGGGATTCGCATCGTCCTCAACCTCGTGCACCAATTAGAGACGCTTGGCGGACGCTACGGGCTCGCGATGATTTGCGGAAACGGTGGCCAAGGCGCAAGCATCGCGATCGAGCGCGTTGTATGA
- a CDS encoding pyruvate carboxylase subunit B: protein MRKIGFIDTTLRDAHQCLWSTRMTTAMMLPIAENLDRAGFEAIDLVGGAVFDVCVRFLREDPWERMRIMSEVVTRTPLIVMTRGQSLFTFELFSDDVVALTAERMAANGIRYTTPYDALNDIRNIHVSVKAAKNAGLYVAAGVVYTVSPVHTDDYYVRKTREIVALGVDAVYLKDPSGLLKPERAATLIPRLREAVGSMQLQLHTHCLTGLGPLSALEAIERGVDVVHSATSVLAHGASQPPTEWLVENARRLGYDVPFDLEQLAPVRDHLRYVAAREGKPLGAVAEYDPFHYEHQVPGGMISNLRSQLQAMGIENRLDEILAEAAAVRKDLGYPIMVSPFAQYVATQATLNVIGGERYKTVPDEVRRYVLGYYGELAAPVEPNLYDRIVAGERVVSERPGDLLAPTLERVRRERGPFDSDDDLLLAVFYGEDQYRPLKSAGPIKRDYPIGRTPILTLLKALAQRGDITSVRLVKQ from the coding sequence ATGAGGAAAATAGGTTTCATCGATACGACGCTGCGCGACGCGCACCAGTGTCTGTGGTCGACGCGTATGACGACGGCGATGATGCTTCCCATCGCCGAGAACCTGGACCGGGCGGGTTTCGAGGCGATCGATCTGGTCGGCGGCGCCGTGTTCGACGTGTGCGTGCGCTTTTTGCGCGAAGACCCGTGGGAGCGTATGCGAATCATGAGCGAGGTCGTGACGCGCACGCCGCTCATCGTCATGACGCGAGGGCAGAGTCTCTTCACCTTCGAGTTGTTCTCCGATGACGTCGTCGCGCTTACGGCCGAACGAATGGCGGCGAACGGTATTCGATATACCACGCCCTACGATGCGCTCAACGATATTCGGAACATCCACGTTTCGGTGAAGGCCGCTAAGAACGCCGGGCTGTACGTGGCCGCCGGTGTCGTTTACACGGTGAGCCCCGTTCATACCGACGATTACTACGTGCGAAAGACCCGGGAAATCGTCGCGCTCGGAGTCGATGCGGTGTACCTCAAGGATCCGAGCGGCTTGTTGAAGCCCGAGCGAGCCGCAACCTTGATACCGCGGTTGCGCGAAGCCGTCGGTTCGATGCAGCTGCAGTTGCATACGCATTGTTTGACCGGGCTTGGGCCGCTCTCCGCGCTCGAAGCGATCGAGCGCGGGGTCGACGTCGTGCATAGCGCCACCTCCGTTTTAGCCCACGGCGCATCCCAGCCTCCGACCGAATGGCTTGTCGAGAACGCGCGCCGGCTGGGTTACGACGTGCCGTTCGATCTCGAACAACTCGCCCCGGTTCGCGACCACCTCCGCTACGTAGCGGCTCGCGAGGGTAAACCGCTCGGAGCGGTCGCGGAATACGATCCGTTTCATTACGAACATCAGGTCCCGGGCGGGATGATTTCGAACTTGCGCAGCCAGTTGCAAGCGATGGGCATCGAGAACCGCCTCGACGAGATCCTTGCAGAGGCTGCCGCGGTGCGCAAGGATCTTGGCTATCCCATCATGGTGAGTCCATTCGCACAATACGTGGCGACGCAGGCCACCTTGAACGTGATCGGAGGGGAACGCTATAAAACGGTTCCCGACGAGGTGCGACGCTATGTTCTCGGCTATTACGGCGAGCTCGCGGCGCCGGTGGAGCCTAATCTCTACGACCGCATCGTTGCGGGCGAACGCGTCGTGAGCGAGCGGCCGGGCGACCTGCTTGCGCCGACGCTGGAGCGCGTCCGCCGCGAGCGAGGACCATTCGATTCCGATGACGATCTTCTGCTCGCCGTGTTCTACGGCGAGGATCAGTACCGGCCGCTCAAGAGCGCCGGCCCGATCAAACGGGACTACCCGATCGGTAGGACGCCGATCCTCACCCTGCTTAAAGCGCTCGCGCAGCGCGGCGACATAACCTCCGTCAGATTGGTAAAGCAATGA
- the accC gene encoding acetyl-CoA carboxylase biotin carboxylase subunit — translation MIRRLLVANRGEIAVRIIRGARKCGVETVAVYSTADRDALHVRMADRTLCIGPPRAAESYLNENAIVAAAIGSKCDALHPGYGFLAENASFAALCEENGVRFVGPTSEAVATMGNKIRARETARRVGVPTIPGTQAELADNEAAQDAAKSIGFPLLLKAAAGGGGRGMRVVRSPDELASAFSEASAEAQAAFGNGSLYAERFLEGVRHIEIQVLSDGAGSHLHLGERDCTLQRRSQKLLEEAPSSISAATRVAMGEAAIMLARNIGYRSAGTVEFVYDPKTEEFFFLEMNTRIQVEHPVTEAVTGVDIVAEQLRVASGDGLSLTQAEIALNGHAIECRINAEDPEANFRPAPGRITRWTPPSGEGIRVDSHVFEGYVIPPFYDSMIAKLIVTAPTRAAAIEKMSGALEAFEIEGVPTTRAFHLRVLADPRFAANAIDTKWIEREFLPIGSPA, via the coding sequence ATGATCCGCCGGCTCTTGGTAGCGAACCGCGGAGAAATCGCGGTGCGGATCATTCGCGGCGCACGGAAATGCGGGGTGGAGACCGTCGCAGTCTACTCGACCGCCGATCGTGACGCTCTGCATGTACGCATGGCCGATCGTACCCTGTGCATCGGTCCGCCGCGTGCCGCGGAGAGTTATCTCAACGAAAACGCGATCGTGGCTGCGGCCATCGGGTCGAAATGCGACGCGCTGCATCCGGGTTACGGTTTCTTGGCGGAGAACGCGTCCTTCGCAGCGTTGTGCGAAGAGAACGGCGTGCGGTTCGTTGGCCCCACCAGCGAAGCGGTAGCGACGATGGGGAATAAGATACGGGCTCGCGAGACGGCGCGTCGGGTTGGGGTTCCGACGATCCCCGGGACGCAGGCGGAGCTGGCCGATAACGAGGCCGCGCAAGATGCGGCAAAGTCGATCGGCTTCCCACTCTTGCTCAAGGCAGCGGCCGGCGGCGGCGGACGAGGGATGCGCGTCGTTCGCTCGCCGGACGAACTCGCGAGCGCATTCTCGGAGGCGTCGGCCGAAGCGCAGGCTGCTTTCGGGAACGGATCCTTGTATGCCGAACGCTTCCTTGAAGGCGTGCGGCACATCGAAATTCAGGTGCTGTCGGACGGCGCCGGCTCGCACCTCCATCTCGGCGAGCGGGATTGTACGCTGCAACGTCGTTCGCAAAAGCTTCTCGAGGAGGCGCCGTCGAGTATTTCGGCGGCGACACGGGTGGCGATGGGTGAGGCCGCAATCATGCTTGCCCGCAACATCGGCTATCGGAGCGCCGGTACGGTCGAGTTCGTCTACGACCCAAAGACCGAAGAGTTTTTTTTCTTGGAGATGAATACGCGCATCCAAGTCGAGCACCCGGTTACCGAGGCGGTCACGGGAGTCGACATCGTTGCCGAACAACTGCGGGTAGCAAGCGGTGATGGCCTCTCTCTTACGCAGGCGGAGATCGCTTTGAACGGGCACGCGATTGAGTGCCGGATCAATGCCGAAGATCCGGAAGCGAATTTTCGGCCGGCGCCCGGCCGCATCACACGCTGGACGCCGCCCAGCGGCGAAGGGATCCGGGTTGACTCGCACGTGTTCGAAGGATACGTCATCCCACCATTCTATGATTCGATGATCGCCAAACTCATCGTCACGGCGCCGACTCGCGCGGCCGCGATTGAAAAAATGAGCGGCGCACTCGAGGCGTTCGAGATCGAGGGAGTACCGACGACGCGAGCCTTCCACCTGCGGGTTCTTGCCGATCCGCGCTTCGCGGCGAATGCAATCGATACGAAATGGATCGAGCGCGAGTTTCTTCCGATAGGCAGCCCGGCATGA
- the accB gene encoding acetyl-CoA carboxylase biotin carboxyl carrier protein — MEPKADISYEDVAQILKLIESSSLDELHLEIGGMVLDVRRNGAGSRPMETRPAPPMAPAPIAAPVAPRAAEPVAPLGSDRFRVTAPMLGTFYRAPAPGAPPFVEIGSVVRKGDTLCIIEVMKLINTIAAARDGRVVELPVANAEIVEYGQDVMVLEPV; from the coding sequence ATGGAACCCAAGGCCGATATCAGCTACGAAGATGTCGCCCAGATTCTCAAGCTGATCGAAAGCTCGTCGCTCGACGAGTTGCACCTCGAGATCGGCGGTATGGTCCTCGACGTCCGTCGAAACGGCGCCGGCTCGCGGCCAATGGAGACTAGACCGGCCCCACCGATGGCGCCGGCCCCAATTGCCGCCCCCGTTGCGCCGCGCGCCGCCGAACCGGTGGCGCCGCTCGGAAGCGACCGCTTTCGCGTGACGGCGCCGATGCTCGGAACCTTTTACCGCGCGCCGGCTCCGGGTGCTCCTCCGTTTGTTGAAATTGGGAGCGTCGTACGTAAGGGCGATACGCTCTGCATCATCGAAGTGATGAAACTGATCAATACGATTGCCGCCGCGCGCGATGGGCGCGTCGTCGAGCTCCCCGTCGCCAATGCCGAGATCGTCGAGTACGGGCAAGACGTCATGGTTCTCGAACCGGTATGA